The genomic segment ACACAGGGGATTGTTAGGGATATTACAGAGAAGAAGGCATATGAGAAGAAACTAAGATACATGGCAACACACGATATTCTCACAGGTTTACCCAACAGGAGTCACTTTATGGAGTTTCTTAGAGCAGCTATAGAGAGTTCAAAGAGATACGGCCATATGGTCTGCATCATGATGCTTGATCTTGATGGATTTAAAGAGGTGAACGATAAGTTTGGCCATGATGTGGGTGATAGGGCGCTTGTGAGGGCAGCTGAAAGGTTAAGAAGGAGTGTTAGAAGGAGTGACATTCTCTCAAGGATGGGTGGGGATGAGTTTCTTGTCCTCGTTCCTATTTTAAAGAGAGTAGAGGACGCCGAAACTATTGGAAGAAAAATTGTAAATAGCTTCAGGGAGCCACTAAGGGTAAATGGAGAATTGTATCATATTACAGTAAGTGTAGGCGCTTCCATATTTCCACAGGATGGAACTGATGCCATTGAACTTATAAAGAAAGCTGATATGGCAATGTATAAGGTAAAAGGTAGTGGAAAGGATGGCTTCCTTCTCTATTCAAACTTTATTAAAGAGTCTTAAAAGTTTCTCAGTCAAATCATCTTTATCCCTGTAGGTTATTAAGGTTAAGTTCGGATTTCCATTTATCATAGCTGAAAGGTGCACTC from the Caldisericia bacterium genome contains:
- a CDS encoding diguanylate cyclase; its protein translation is MGKSYISPVFDSNGRFLFQIGITEDITKEKKAIEALKKSESKYRSLVEKMSEGIYILYNNRFEFVNNRFIEMFGYTREELRRVDFRKLIAPESLPLIEERARKLKRGEPVPEKYEFVALDKHGRKVYVEVSVTYVPYKEGIATQGIVRDITEKKAYEKKLRYMATHDILTGLPNRSHFMEFLRAAIESSKRYGHMVCIMMLDLDGFKEVNDKFGHDVGDRALVRAAERLRRSVRRSDILSRMGGDEFLVLVPILKRVEDAETIGRKIVNSFREPLRVNGELYHITVSVGASIFPQDGTDAIELIKKADMAMYKVKGSGKDGFLLYSNFIKES